From the Ilumatobacteraceae bacterium genome, the window ACCACGACCGGGTGACCGACGGCGGCGAGGAGTGGCGTGTCGTACACGCTGTCGGAGTAGGCGTAGCTCTCGGCCAGGTCGATCCCGTGCTCGTCGGCCCACTCGCGTACCGCCGCCAGCTTGCCGGCCGACCAGACGAACGGCCCGACGAGGTCGCCGCTGTACGTGTCGTCGTCGTCGGTGACGCCGTACCTGGTCGCGACGACGCCGTCGAGACCGAGACGATCGGCGAACGGCTTGACGAGGTCGTACGGGGTGGTGGTGGCGAGCACGATCGGCCGGCCCTCGTCGCGGTGCATCGCGAACACCGACTCGGCGAAGGGCTGCACCAGGTCGACGAGGCGGTCGGCGACGCTGTCGGCCGCCTCGTGCACCGCAGCCCTCGAGCGACCCTTGGCGAAGTTGACCGCCTGCCGGGCGAGCGCCATCGACGGGAGCGTCTCGCCGACCGTGTTGAACAGCTGGTAGAGCAACTTCTCGCCGGGGATGTTGCGGCTGACCAGCCCGGCGGCCCGCATCGCGTCGGAGAACACCTCACCGCTCGCGCCCCGCAGCAGCGTGCGGTCGAGGTCGAAGAACGCTGCGCCGGTCGGGTCGGTCGATCGCTGGGCCACATCGGCAGACTAGGCCAAGGGTGTCGCCGACCGATACCGTCGAACGTCACCCGAAAACGGGAAACGCCCCGATGGGGGATCGGGGCGTCTCAACCTGGAAATCCCGTTCGGTGGGGGACCGAACATGTTGGGATCTCCTCGAAGCGGAACATGGGGGGTGTTCTCGCGTCGTTCTGTTTGTGAAAGTATGCACGCACTTCCAAGCATCTGACAAGTAGAACTCTCCGATACTTCACATCTGTTTTCGTGATACCCTCGGCGTGTGGATGTTCGACAGCTCTCGGCCATCGTGGCGGTCGCCGATCACGGCACCTTCTCCGCAGCGGCGCGGGCGCTCTACACCGTCCAGTCCAACGTCTCCGGCCACGTCGCCAAGCTCGAACGTGAACTGGGAGTCACGCTCGTCGACCGCGCCCACGGCGGCCTGACCGACGAGGGCGAGCGGGTCGTCGAGCGGGCCCGACGGGTGCTCCACGAGATCGACGACATCTCCGCCGACATCGCCTCGCTCGACTCCGACGTCTCGGGCGATGCCCGCATCGGCGTGATCGGCACCACCGCCCGCTGGCTGATGCCCCAGCTGCTCGGGGCCGTCGCCGACCGACACCCCCGCGTCCATCCGATCGTCAGCGAGGGCAGCACGACGACGATCGTTCCCGGCGTGCTCTCCGGGCAACTCAACGCGGCGATCATCCACCTCCCCATCGACGACCCGGAGTTGATCGTCGAGCCACTCTTCGCGGAAGACCTGATCCTCCTGGTCCATTCGTCGCACCCGCTCGCCGAACGCGACCACATGTCGCTGCGCGAACTCGAAGAGGTACCGCTCCTGCTCCCACCCAAGGGCGCCGCACTGCGTCGCGTGCTCGATCGGGCCGCCGGCAGCGTCGACGTGACGCTGCGCGCCCAAGCCGAGATCGACGGTGTCCGGCTGCTGGCATCGCTCGCGTTCGATGCGTACGGCGCCGCCATCGTGCCCGCCACCGCAGCCCCCAAGCAGATCGAGGGCGACTTCAAGCGGGTGATGGTGCCCGAACTCCCCCGCCGTGTCGTTGCATGGACCCGTCGACGTCGGCCGGGCCCGAGCGCCGCGACCAATGCAGTCGCCCTGATCCTGAACGAGGTCGTGCACGCTCACGCCGACGACCAACCCGGCGTCCACCTCACCACCGACACGTTCCCGCTGCACCGCAACGCGTGAGCGCCCACGCGAGCGTCTAGTGTCCGCGACGATGTCGCTCGATGAACTGAACGTTGCGGCCGGGCTTCCCGGGCCGATCTCCGCACAGGTCCGCGTGATCGACGATCGCCGGGTGTCATGGGTCGAGTTCGACGCCGTCGAACCCGCTGCGCCGCTCACACAGGCGATGACCCAGACCTGGGAACGCGCCGCGATGACCGCCCTCGAGGAACAGATCCCCTTCGTCATGGTGATCAACTCCGCCGGCGCCGACATCGGCGAGGGCATCGCCGCACTCGACGGCTGGGGACGCGTCGCTCGAGCCCTCACCCGCTGTTCCGGCAGGGTGCCGACGTTCGCGATCGTCGACGGCCCGGCCGTGTCGGGCCCCGCGCTCCTCCTCGGCCTCGTCGACTTCACGATCATGACGAACACCGCGTACGCGTTCGTCAACGGCCCGGTCATGGTGAAGCAGATCACCGGCATCGAGATCTCGAAGGACGAGCTCGGCTCCGCAGCCTCGCTCGAACGCAACGCCGGTCTGCCGATCGCGATCGTGGCCGACCGCGAGGCCGGCGCCGAGCTGATCGAACAACTCCTGACCTACGTGCCCGATCACGCCGACGAGGAACCACCGTTCTCCCCCACCTCCGACCCGATCGAACGTCGCTGCCCCGAGGCCGGCGAACTGATCCCCGAATCGTCGACCGGCAGCTACGACGTTCGTCAGGTGGCCGAGGCGATCGTCGACGAGGACTCGCTGCTCGAACTCCGCTCACGATGGGCCGGCAACGTCGTCACCGCGTTCGCGACGGTGGCCGGGCAACCGGTCGGCATCGTCGCCAACCAGCCGATGAACCTGGCGGGGACGCTCGACATCCCCGCCTCGCAGAAGGCGGCTCGATTTGTCGCGTTCTGCGACGCCTTCAACCTCCCGCTGATCACGCTGGTGGACACCCCCGGCTTCTACCCGGGCAAGGACCTCGAGTGGCGGGGCATGATCCGCCACGGGGCGCAGCTCGTCTACGCATACGGCCGAGCGACCGTGCCCCGTGTGTGCGTGATCCTGCGCAAGAGCTACGGCGGCGCGTTCATCGTCATGGACTCCAAGACGATGGGGAACGACGTGTGCCTCGCGTGGCCGTGGGCCGAACTCGCCGTGATGGGCGCCGGCCAGGCCGCCGCCATCCTCCAGCGGCGGGCCACCGACGAGGAGCGCGCCGCGTTCGAGGTCGACTACGCCGAACGGCTCCTCAACCCCTACGTCGCCGCCGAGCGCGGCTACGTCGACGCGGTCATCGACCCGGCCGACACGCGACGCGAGATCGCCGGCGCACTCGAGATGCTCGCCAACAAGCGCGAGCGCCTCCCCCGCCGCAAACACGGCAACACGCCGCTGTGACAGCGCGGCGCCGTGGGGTGCTGCGCACGGGTTCGGGCGGCACGTCGGACGGTCGGCGACGTTGATCCGATCAACGTCGTCCGTCTCGTTGAAGGCGGAGGTGGTCCGACCGATACATTGGATCCTCGGGGAGCAAGCCCCTGTCCCATTCGAGCGTGACACGAAGGAAGCAACGTGCCCGAGACCATTACCATCACCGACGACCGGACCGGGAAGACGGTCACCGTCCCGATCGAGGGCGGGGTGTTCCCCTCCAGCGCGCTGCGCGAGCTCGACCCGTCACTGTTCATGTACGACCCGGCCTACATGTCGACGGCGGCGTGCAAGTCCGAGATCACGTATCTCGACGGCGCCAACGGCGTACTCCGCTATCGCGGCTACCCGATCGAGCAGCTCGCCGAGAAGTCGACCTACCTCGAAGTGGCGTACCTCCTCGTCAACGGCGAGCTGCCGACGACCGAGCAGCTCGACGCGTGGACCCACGAGATCACCCATCACACGTTCATCCACGAGAACATGCGCAAGCGGTTCGTCGACGGTTTCCACTACGACGCCCACCCGATGGGCATGTTCGTCTCGTCGCTGGCGGCGCTCGGCACGTTCTACGAAGGCGCCAAAGACGTCCACGACCCCGACGCCCGGCATCGCCAGATCGTCCGCCTGATCGGCAAGACTCCGACGCTCGCCGCGATGGCGTACCGCTTCTCGGTCGGCCTGCCGTTCAACTACCCGGACAACGACTTGTCCTACCCGGCGAACTTCCTCAACATGATGTGGAAGATCGGTCCGCGTTACGAGGTCGACCCTCGACTCGAGCGGGCGATGGACATCCTGTTCATCCTCCACGCCGACCACGAGCAGAACTGCGGCACCACCGCGATGCGCGTCGTCGGTTCCAGCCAGACCGATCCCTACTCGTCCGCTGCCGCGGCGGCGAGCGCGCTCTACGGCCCGCTGCACGGTGGCGCCAACGAGGCGGTCGTGCGGATGCTGGCCGACATCGGCCACAAGGACAACGTGCCCGCCTTCATCGAATCGGTGAAGAACGGCGAGGGCCGCCTCATGGGCTTCGGCCACCGCGTGTACAAGAACTACGACCCGCGCGCCACCATCATCAAGAAGGCCGCCTACGACGTCTTCGAGGTCACCGGCAAGAACCCGCTGCTCGACATCGCGTTGGCCCTCGAAGAGGTCGCGCTGCAAGACCCGTACTTCGTCGACCGCAAGCTGTACCCGAACGTCGACTTCTACTCGGGCCTCATCTACCAGGCCCTCGGCTTCCCCGTCGACATGTTCACGGTGCTGTTCGCCATCCCGCGCACCGTCGGCTGGCTGGCGCACTGGCAGGAACTGCTCAACGACCCGGCACAGAAGATCTCTCGTCCCCGGCAGTGGTACGCCGGCGTCGACGAACGAGATTACGTCGCGATCGACGCTCGCTGAGTCGAGACGCTCGCTGCGTCATCAGCGCCGTTCCATCACCACCGAGCGCCGTCGGGTCGATGTTCGACCCGGCGGCGTTTGCCGTTCGGAACCGATCGACGGCTCGGGTCAGAGGCAGTCGGCGACCAGGTCGAGCGCCGCGCTGACCGTTTCGAGCAGGGCGGCGGGCGGCACCGGGGGTTGCGCGACGGCGACCTGGGGCCTGGCCGGCGCAGCGGGCACCGGCGGCGATCCCACGGCGACCTCGGGCTCCTGGGCCGTGGGCGGCACCGGGGGCTGACCGACCGCGACCTCGGGCTCCTGGGCCGCCGGCGGCACCGGGGGCTGCCCGACCGCGACCTCGGGCTCCTGGGCCGTGGGCGGCACCGGGGGCTGACCGACCGCGACCTCGGGCTCGGCGGGAGCGGGGGGCGGCGGCGGGGCACCGACGGCGACGGTCGTTCCGTCGACCTCACCGGTCTCGGGGGCCGGCTCGTCGGCCGGCTCGGACGGTGCGACCTCGTCGTCGGACGTGGTCGGCTCGTCGGCCGGTTCGTCGGCCCAGACGGAACCTGCGGGGACGACGCCGCACATCGCGACGGCGATCGCCAACGCCCCGTACCGCTTCCGAGCAGAGTTCCGCCGTGTCATGGAGAACAGCGTACGAACGCCCGCCACCTGCGTCCGGTCGAAATTCAAGATCACCATAGGGTTCCCCTCAAGAACGAATGCTCACCGTACCCGTTCGCCACCCCAGTCGTCAATACGACCACTCTGAGTGACTTCAGGTGCGGGTTGCACTCGGTGGTGTGGCAGCCCGTACGATCGTCGACGATGGATTTCAGCTGGACCGACGAACAGATCGAGCTCCGCGAGCAGGCGTGTGAGGTGGCCCGATCGGCCGTCGAGCGCTTCGGCCGCCACAACGACTCGTGGATCAACGGCTTCAGCAAGGAGTTCGCCGTCGAGATGGCCGAACTGGGTTGGATCGGCCTCACCTGGCCGGTCGAGTTCGGCGGTGGCGGCCGTCCACCGATCGATCGCCTCATCATCGGAGAAGAACTCATCGCCGCCGGCGCGCCGATCGCCGCGATGTGGTTCGCCGACCGCCAGATGGGGCCGTCGCTGATCTCGTACGGTCGCCCCGACCAACAGGAGGCGTTCCTGCCGGGCATGTTGGCGGGCGAGACCACCTGGTGCATCGGCATGTCCGAACCCAATGCCGGCAGCGACCTCGCCGGCCTCACGACGCAAGCGGTGCGCGACGGTGACGAGTACGTCATCAACGGTCAGAAGATCTGGACCAGCTTCGGGCTCGTCGCCGACTACTGCTACGTGATCTGTCGCACCACGAACGAGGGCCCGCCGCACCAGGGCATCAGCGAGATCATCGTGCCGATGGACACCCCCGGTGTCGAGGCACGACCGATCAAGGACATGACCACGAACCAGCACTTCTCCGAGGTCTTCTTCACCGACGTGCGGGTCCCGGTCACCAACCTGGTCGGCGTCGAGGGCAACGCCTTCAAGCAGACCATGACGCAGCTCGAGCACGAGCGCGGCGGCATCGACCGGCTCGTCAGCAACGAGGCGCTGTTCCGCATGGCGGTGGAGCGGGCCGACACCGCCGACCCGCGCATCCGTCAGGAGATCGCTGCGCTCGAAACCGGCTACCGGCTCGGCCGGATCCTCGTCACCCGGGAGGTTCTCAAGCAGGCACCCCGCGGGTTCTCCGCCGCGACCAAGTGTTTCTGCACCGAACACGAGTGGCGGGTCGCCGAGTTCGTCGGACGCGTCTTCGGCGCCGAGGCAACGGTCTGGAGCGACGTCGTGCACGGCCTGCTCTACGCACCGGGCTACACGATCATGGGCGGCACGTCCGACATCATGCGCAACATCCTCGGCGAGCGCGTCCTCGGTCTCCCCCGAGAGCCCCGCTGAAGCGATACCGTGCCCACATGGGGGCACGGTGAGTTCGTTCCCGCCCGAGGTGGTGAACATCGACGTGGGCGACGCCGCACTCGGCGTCGTTCGTTGGCACACGCGCCCGGGCGCACCGGTCGTGTTCGCCGTGCACGACTTCAGCGGCAACGCCTGGAGCTGGGCGGCGGTCGCCCGTCATCTCGAAGGTCGAGCCGCGCTCGTCGCCGTCGACCTGCGCGGACGCGGCTTCAGCCACCACATCGACGGTCCCTTCGGGGTACGGCAGCATGCCGACGACGTAGCGGCGATCATCCGCCGCCTCAATGCGTCGCCGGCCGTCATCGCGGGCCACGGCCTCGGTGCCTTCGTGGCGCTGGCCGCGGCGGAGCGACATCCTGCCGACGTCCGTGACGTCGTGCTGGTCGACGGCGGCAGCCCGATCCCCGCACCCGACGGCGGCGACCCCGAGGAACGTCTGCGCGAGCTGCTCGGCCCGGCGCTCGGACGACTCGGTCGGGTCTGGACCGACCGGGTCGCCTACCGCTCCCGATGGACCGAACACCCCGCCTTCGCCGACATGATGAACCCGGAGGTCGAGCGCTACGCCCTGAGCGATCTCGTCGAGTGCGACGGCGGCTTCCGCAGCCGGGTCAGCGAGACCGGGGTCCGCACCGACGGCGTCGAGCTGCTCGTCGACACCGAGCTCCGCACGATGCTCGAACGACGGCGTCGCACCCGGATCGTCGTGGCCGAGACCGGCCTCGACAACGGTCCGCCGCCCCTGGTCGACGACGACGTCGTCGCCCGCCTCGAACAACACCGGTGGCGCAGGGTGCCCGCCACCAACCACTACTCGATCCTGCTCGGCGAGGCCGGCGCCGCGACGGTCGCCGACGAACTCGTCGCCTGCCTGGGCTGACCGTCACGCTCCGACGGTGATCATGGTGACGGCCCCGACCGCGAGCGCCATTCCGAACAGCTGCGAGCGGCTCGCACGTTCGCCGTCGAGGACCGACGCCAGCACCACGGTGCTCGCCGGATAGAGCGAGACGAGCACGGCGACCACGGTCAGCATGCCGCGCTGCGCCGCGAGCAGGTACAACCCGTTGGCGAGCCCGACGAGCAGACCGATGATCGCCCCCGGCGCCAGCGCCGACCGCTGCAGGCGGATGCTCGGGTCGCGACGCCGCATCGTCGCCAGTGCGACGATCAGCAGCGGGGTGGCAGCGAACCGACTGGTCAGCAGCGGCCACAGCCCGGCCTCGTCCCCGGCCCGGGAGTACGCCACGAACAGCATGCCGAACGCAGCGCCGACCACTGCGGCGAGCAGCACGGTGGCCGGCTCGACGTTCGACGCGGCGCCGATGCCGCCGATCAGCAGGACGGCGACGAGCGCAGCCACGATCCCGACGCTCGCCAGAACACTCGGGCGCTCACCGAGACCGAGACCGACCAGCACCGGGACGGCTGCGGCCACGACGCCCGTGATCGGAGCGACCACCGTCATGTTGCCGCGGGACAGCGCCAGGTACAGACCCAGCACACCCGAACTCCCCGCCAAGCCGCCGACCACACCCCACCACACCGCGGCCGATGTCGGTCCCGCCGACTCGGCCAACGGAACCACCACGATCATGATGCCGAACAGGCTGAGCTCCGCGATCAACGTGACGACGATCGGCGCGAAACGTCGGCTGACCCGCCCACCGACGTAGTCGGAGACGCCGTACACCAGACCTGATCCGAGCGCCAACAGCATCGCCACCGCGCCGTGTGTAGCAGCCCGGACGCCCGAACGACGACGCCGTTTGCGAGGGCCCGTCACCAGGTCGACACATCCGTCGGGGAACTGCATCCCTGCGCCGGGCGTCAGACCCGCATGAAGCGCAGCAACGTGAACAGGTCGATGGCCGCCCTGGCGGCCGTGGGGGTGCTCCTCACCGGATGCAGTGGAGGGGACGACGACGCCGGTCCGCCCGGATCGGCCGGCGAGCAGTCGAGCGATGTGGGAGGCATCTTCGACACGAACGACGAGGGTCGCGACGACCGGGACGGCGGCGACGACACCGTGGAGGAAGGGGGCGGCGACGACGAGTCGGAGTTCGCCGACAAGTCGACGGCCGAAGCACCGGTGAGCAGCGACGACGCAGGTGACGCGAATGACGAGACCACCTTCGAGCCGGCGAACGGGGACACGTCCTCCGACGGTGCTGCCACGGCAGGTGCCCCGGAGCGGGGCAGCCGGGACGCGGAGGGAGGCCTGTTCGGTGCAGCGGAGCCCGCAGACGATCTGGATGCCGACCGCACCGAGGGCAACACCTTCGAGGACTACGGGTACCGCGACTTCGTCGACGCAGCCGACGACCCCGAATCGACGTTCGCGCTCGACGTCGACACCGGATCGTTCTCGATCGCTCGCCGCTGGCTGGCCGAGGGCACGCTCCCGCCGCGTGAGTCGGTCCGGCCCGAGGAGTACGTCAATGCGTTCGAGTACGACTACGACGCACCTCGCGACGGCCTCGAGCTGACCGTCGACGGTGGCCCCTCCCCCTTCGACGACGACAACGTCCTGGTCCGCATCGGCGTGCAGGGCGAGATCGTCGACGACCGCGACCGCGGTGCCGCCGCACTCACGTTCGTCATCGACACGTCGGGCTCGATGGACCGTGACGACCGCCTCGGCCTCGTCAAGGAGTCGCTCTCGATCCTCGTCGACGAACTCGACGACGACGACACGGTCGCGATCGTCACCTACGACGACAATTCGGGCGTCGTCCTCGAACCGACGAGCGTTCGTGATCGCGGCGAGATCCTCGATGCCATCGAACGACTTCGCCCGGGTGGTTCGACCAACCTCGAGGCCGGGCTCCGCCAAGGATACGCACTGGCCGACGACGCGTTCCGCCGGGGCGGTATCAACCGCGTGGTCCTCGCGTCCGACGGCGTCGCCAACGTCGGTGTGACCGACCCCGACCAACTCGCCCGAATGATCCGGGACGACGCCGACCGCGGCATCAACCTGGTCACCGTCGGCTTCGGCATGGGCAACTTCAACGACGTGACGATGGAGCAGCTGGCCGACCAGGGCGACGGCTTCTACGCCTATGTCGACACCGAGGACGAGGCGGAGCGTCTGTTCGAGGACGAGCTGACCTCGACACTGCTGACGATCGCCAAGGACGCCAAGATCCAGGTCGTCTTCGACCCGGAGATCGTCGACTCGTACCGGCTGATCGGATTCGAGAACCGGGGCGTGCTCGACCGCGACTTCCGCAACGACGACATCGACGCCGGCGAACTCGGTTCGGGGCACCAGGTCACCGCCCTCTACGACGTCGAGCTCCGGCGTGGCGTGACGCTCGACGACCGCGGCGACATCGGCGAGGTCTTCCTGCGGTGGGAGGACCCCGACGACGGCGAGGTCGTCGAGATCGACGAGGACATCGATCTCCGTGACATCGAGGAGCGTTGGGGCGACACCGAGCTCGACTTCCAGCTCGCCACCGTCGTGGCCGTGTTCGCCGAGATCATGCGCGAGAACCCGTACGCCGGCGATGTCGACATCGACGACCTGGTCGACGAGGTCGACCGTCTCGCCGACGACCTGGACGACCGCGAGATCGACGATCTCGCCGACCTGATCGAGCGGGCCGCCGAACTCCGCTGACATCGTGACCGTGCGGGCGATCCGATGTCCGGGTCGCCCGCACGGACTTGTACGGTCGAAGCATGGAGCATGTTCGATTCGGCCGTACCGGCCTGCACGTGTCGAGACTCTGCCTCGGCACCATGACATTCGGTTTCCAGTGCGACGACGACACCTCGTTCGCCATCATGGACGCCGCCTACGACGCCGGCATCACGTTCTTCGACACGGCCGACGTCTACCCGATCGGTGGCCCGAGCGAGATTATCGGTCGCACCGAGGAGATCATGGGCCGCTGGATGTCCCGGGGCGAGCGCACCCGTGACGACATCGTGCTCGGCACCAAGTGCTTCGGTCACAGCGGCCC encodes:
- a CDS encoding LysR family transcriptional regulator is translated as MDVRQLSAIVAVADHGTFSAAARALYTVQSNVSGHVAKLERELGVTLVDRAHGGLTDEGERVVERARRVLHEIDDISADIASLDSDVSGDARIGVIGTTARWLMPQLLGAVADRHPRVHPIVSEGSTTTIVPGVLSGQLNAAIIHLPIDDPELIVEPLFAEDLILLVHSSHPLAERDHMSLRELEEVPLLLPPKGAALRRVLDRAAGSVDVTLRAQAEIDGVRLLASLAFDAYGAAIVPATAAPKQIEGDFKRVMVPELPRRVVAWTRRRRPGPSAATNAVALILNEVVHAHADDQPGVHLTTDTFPLHRNA
- a CDS encoding von Willebrand factor type A domain-containing protein, with product MKRSNVNRSMAALAAVGVLLTGCSGGDDDAGPPGSAGEQSSDVGGIFDTNDEGRDDRDGGDDTVEEGGGDDESEFADKSTAEAPVSSDDAGDANDETTFEPANGDTSSDGAATAGAPERGSRDAEGGLFGAAEPADDLDADRTEGNTFEDYGYRDFVDAADDPESTFALDVDTGSFSIARRWLAEGTLPPRESVRPEEYVNAFEYDYDAPRDGLELTVDGGPSPFDDDNVLVRIGVQGEIVDDRDRGAAALTFVIDTSGSMDRDDRLGLVKESLSILVDELDDDDTVAIVTYDDNSGVVLEPTSVRDRGEILDAIERLRPGGSTNLEAGLRQGYALADDAFRRGGINRVVLASDGVANVGVTDPDQLARMIRDDADRGINLVTVGFGMGNFNDVTMEQLADQGDGFYAYVDTEDEAERLFEDELTSTLLTIAKDAKIQVVFDPEIVDSYRLIGFENRGVLDRDFRNDDIDAGELGSGHQVTALYDVELRRGVTLDDRGDIGEVFLRWEDPDDGEVVEIDEDIDLRDIEERWGDTELDFQLATVVAVFAEIMRENPYAGDVDIDDLVDEVDRLADDLDDREIDDLADLIERAAELR
- a CDS encoding alpha/beta fold hydrolase; the encoded protein is MSSFPPEVVNIDVGDAALGVVRWHTRPGAPVVFAVHDFSGNAWSWAAVARHLEGRAALVAVDLRGRGFSHHIDGPFGVRQHADDVAAIIRRLNASPAVIAGHGLGAFVALAAAERHPADVRDVVLVDGGSPIPAPDGGDPEERLRELLGPALGRLGRVWTDRVAYRSRWTEHPAFADMMNPEVERYALSDLVECDGGFRSRVSETGVRTDGVELLVDTELRTMLERRRRTRIVVAETGLDNGPPPLVDDDVVARLEQHRWRRVPATNHYSILLGEAGAATVADELVACLG
- a CDS encoding DMT family transporter — encoded protein: MLLALGSGLVYGVSDYVGGRVSRRFAPIVVTLIAELSLFGIMIVVVPLAESAGPTSAAVWWGVVGGLAGSSGVLGLYLALSRGNMTVVAPITGVVAAAVPVLVGLGLGERPSVLASVGIVAALVAVLLIGGIGAASNVEPATVLLAAVVGAAFGMLFVAYSRAGDEAGLWPLLTSRFAATPLLIVALATMRRRDPSIRLQRSALAPGAIIGLLVGLANGLYLLAAQRGMLTVVAVLVSLYPASTVVLASVLDGERASRSQLFGMALAVGAVTMITVGA
- a CDS encoding acyl-CoA dehydrogenase family protein, whose translation is MDFSWTDEQIELREQACEVARSAVERFGRHNDSWINGFSKEFAVEMAELGWIGLTWPVEFGGGGRPPIDRLIIGEELIAAGAPIAAMWFADRQMGPSLISYGRPDQQEAFLPGMLAGETTWCIGMSEPNAGSDLAGLTTQAVRDGDEYVINGQKIWTSFGLVADYCYVICRTTNEGPPHQGISEIIVPMDTPGVEARPIKDMTTNQHFSEVFFTDVRVPVTNLVGVEGNAFKQTMTQLEHERGGIDRLVSNEALFRMAVERADTADPRIRQEIAALETGYRLGRILVTREVLKQAPRGFSAATKCFCTEHEWRVAEFVGRVFGAEATVWSDVVHGLLYAPGYTIMGGTSDIMRNILGERVLGLPREPR
- a CDS encoding carboxyl transferase domain-containing protein, giving the protein MSLDELNVAAGLPGPISAQVRVIDDRRVSWVEFDAVEPAAPLTQAMTQTWERAAMTALEEQIPFVMVINSAGADIGEGIAALDGWGRVARALTRCSGRVPTFAIVDGPAVSGPALLLGLVDFTIMTNTAYAFVNGPVMVKQITGIEISKDELGSAASLERNAGLPIAIVADREAGAELIEQLLTYVPDHADEEPPFSPTSDPIERRCPEAGELIPESSTGSYDVRQVAEAIVDEDSLLELRSRWAGNVVTAFATVAGQPVGIVANQPMNLAGTLDIPASQKAARFVAFCDAFNLPLITLVDTPGFYPGKDLEWRGMIRHGAQLVYAYGRATVPRVCVILRKSYGGAFIVMDSKTMGNDVCLAWPWAELAVMGAGQAAAILQRRATDEERAAFEVDYAERLLNPYVAAERGYVDAVIDPADTRREIAGALEMLANKRERLPRRKHGNTPL
- a CDS encoding citrate synthase, whose protein sequence is MPETITITDDRTGKTVTVPIEGGVFPSSALRELDPSLFMYDPAYMSTAACKSEITYLDGANGVLRYRGYPIEQLAEKSTYLEVAYLLVNGELPTTEQLDAWTHEITHHTFIHENMRKRFVDGFHYDAHPMGMFVSSLAALGTFYEGAKDVHDPDARHRQIVRLIGKTPTLAAMAYRFSVGLPFNYPDNDLSYPANFLNMMWKIGPRYEVDPRLERAMDILFILHADHEQNCGTTAMRVVGSSQTDPYSSAAAAASALYGPLHGGANEAVVRMLADIGHKDNVPAFIESVKNGEGRLMGFGHRVYKNYDPRATIIKKAAYDVFEVTGKNPLLDIALALEEVALQDPYFVDRKLYPNVDFYSGLIYQALGFPVDMFTVLFAIPRTVGWLAHWQELLNDPAQKISRPRQWYAGVDERDYVAIDAR